In one Culex quinquefasciatus strain JHB chromosome 2, VPISU_Cqui_1.0_pri_paternal, whole genome shotgun sequence genomic region, the following are encoded:
- the LOC6037827 gene encoding LOW QUALITY PROTEIN: mitoguardin (The sequence of the model RefSeq protein was modified relative to this genomic sequence to represent the inferred CDS: deleted 1 base in 1 codon), with translation MSVSRLLPFNLTTSQKVIVVSVTAGMAVLGVIASYLGRRRTPKPQQRRLRKPGGRKTRNSVRSPNDIISLAGSKASGRSYSPGGSIHGLSDRMSLASGSLAAAGAGPIGGTTPLTPQQLGVMGMEALETVISYWEDALTGRNDIDIPSRLSADQEEFCRELQNLLDAAYNLQENGELLFLDERSVLYRDDENKATQAASLSNGHRSSSDPNMDSAESFASALDQVADLREFEDYGEVFSDVENYPLYQSALELLDDQPIPCRTIRTDMVGCNSDAEYYAKLHCIRLAFQLLFKDPKISRWVADTGRQVLTDLLCLGDKDPKDFLVSYESMLEFLQNQDNWPDIEAELESRQVKAITFYDIVLDFIILDAFRDLDTPPNSVLAVINNRFLSNSFKETALTTAVWSVLKAKKRLLKFPNGFMSHFYCVTEQLSPLMVWGFFGPDEDLKEVCKYFKDQMVGFMIDMYNFQKMRYTTVEELAEDIHSNMRMRVNNIGVKFSQ, from the exons ATGAGCGTATCGCGACTTCTTCCGTTCAACCTGACGACCTCGCAAAAG GTGATTGTCGTTTCCGTAACGGCTGGTATGGCCGTCCTGGGAGTGATTGCCAGTTACCTGGGTCGCCGCAGAACTCCCAAGCCTCAGCAGCGACGGTTGCGTAAGCCCGGTGGCCGGAAGACGCGCAACAGTGTCCGTAGCCCGAACGACATCATTTCGCTGGCGGGATCCAAAGCTTCCGGCCGGTCGTACAGTCCGGGTGGTTCGATTCATGGGCTGTCCGACCGGATGTCGCTTGCCTCCGGATCGTTGGCGGCTGCCGGAGCCGGGCCCATCGGTGGTACGACCCCGTTAACACCCCAACAGCTGGGAGTGATGGGAATGGAAGCGCTGGAAACGGTCATCAGCTACTGGGAGGATGCCCTCACGGGGCGCAACGACATTGACATCCCAAGCCGGTTGAGTGCCGATCAGGAAGAGTTTTGCAGGGAGCTGCAGAACCTGCTAGATGCGGCCTATAATCTGCAAGAAAACGGCGAACTCCTGTTTCTGGACGAGCGCTCGGTGCTCTACAGAGACGATGAGAACAAAGCTACCCAGGCTGCCAGTCTGTCCAACGGACACAGATCTTCGTCCGATCCCAACATGGACTCGGCGGAGAGCTTTGCGTCGGCACTGGATCAG GTTGCAGATTTACGTGAGTTTGAAGATTACGGCGAAGTGTTTTCCGACGTAGAGAACTATCCACTGTATCAGAGCGCACTGGAACTGCTGGACGATCAACCAATTCCGTGCCGGACCATCCGGACGGACATGGTCGGTTGTAACTCCGATGCGGAGTATTACGCCAAGTTGCACTGCATCCGGCTTGCCTTTCAACTGCTTTTTAAA GACCCAAAGATAAGCCGCTGGGTGGCGGACACCGGTCGCCAGGTGCTGACCGATTTGCTCTGCCTGGGCGACAAGGATCCCAAAGATTTTCTGGTGTCGTACGAGTCGATGCTCGAGTTCCTGCAAAACCAAGACAACTGGCCTGACATCGAGGCAGAGCTCGAATCCCGCCAGGTGAAGGCGATCACCTTCTACGACATTGTGCTCGATTTTATCATTCTGGACGCATTTAGGGATCTGGACACGCCGCCCAACAGTGTCCTCGCCGTAATCAACAATCGGTTCCTGTCCAACAGCTTTAAGGAGACGGCCCTGACGACCGCAGTCTGGTCCGTGCTGAAGGCGAAGAAACGCCTGCTCAAGTTCCCGAACGGGTTCATGTCCCATTTCTACTGTGTCACCGAGCAGTTGTCGCCCCTCATGGTCTGGGGC TTTTTTGGCCCGGACGAAGATCTAAAGGAAGTGTGCAAATACTTCAAGGACCAAATGGTCGGATTCATGATCGATATGTACAACTTCCAGAAAA